In the Candidatus Zixiibacteriota bacterium genome, one interval contains:
- a CDS encoding metal-dependent transcriptional regulator — protein sequence MKKPASGTRRKIFRHYKNPATLIEQMINAPKVSQALEDYLKAIYQLSEEATGPVIAARVAAETGVSPSTVFATLRRLAKEGYVTINRRKEIHLTPDGTKVAENIVRRHFLTERFLTDLLGLDWVKAHQEAHRLEHAISEEVEERLAKLLDYPTTCPHGNPIPGASTSPPPKTIPLSETVDGQEVVFDLITEVGERDVRLLRFLQEHGLRPGTKIQVLEVAPSLGMITIKVGDDKFSLGIEGAKKIRVH from the coding sequence TTGAAAAAGCCGGCTTCGGGTACTCGAAGAAAAATTTTTCGCCATTACAAAAATCCGGCGACGCTGATTGAGCAAATGATAAATGCACCGAAGGTCAGCCAGGCGCTCGAAGACTACCTGAAGGCGATCTATCAGCTTTCAGAAGAAGCGACGGGGCCGGTCATCGCCGCGCGCGTCGCGGCCGAGACGGGCGTGTCCCCGTCGACGGTCTTTGCGACCCTGCGGCGTCTGGCAAAGGAAGGCTACGTGACGATCAACCGTCGGAAGGAGATTCACCTGACGCCCGACGGCACCAAGGTGGCGGAAAATATCGTGCGTCGTCATTTTCTGACGGAGCGTTTTCTAACCGATTTGCTCGGGCTGGATTGGGTCAAGGCACATCAGGAGGCGCATCGGCTCGAGCATGCGATTTCCGAGGAAGTGGAAGAGAGGCTGGCGAAACTGCTCGACTATCCAACTACGTGTCCGCATGGGAATCCCATCCCGGGAGCCAGCACAAGTCCTCCGCCCAAAACGATACCGCTGAGCGAAACAGTCGACGGGCAGGAAGTCGTGTTCGATCTGATAACCGAAGTTGGAGAACGCGACGTGCGCCTGCTCCGCTTCCTCCAGGAGCACGGGCTGCGCCCCGGGACGAAAATTCAAGTGCTGGAGGTCGCGCCGTCGCTCGGCATGATCACGATCAAGGTTGGCGATGATAAATTTTCGCTGGGTATCGAAGGCGCAAAAAAGATTCGCGTTCACTGA
- a CDS encoding carbon-nitrogen hydrolase family protein translates to MRFRAAAVQMLAGDDKAANLREAERWVRRAAAEGARLVALPEVFNWRGERRREREAAEPIPGPTSSAMGSLARELKIFLLAGSLLEAIPGSDKAYNSSLLFGPSGELLARYRKIHLFDVDLARGVSVRESDTRAFGETPVVARTESGVLGLTICYDLRFPELYRRLAADGAEVICVPSAFTAYTGRAHWEVLLRARAIENQVYVIAPDQFGKSPKSFETHGHSMIVDPWGRVLAELPDGPGAVVAEIDLSLLAQIRAELPALAHRRIL, encoded by the coding sequence ATGAGATTTCGCGCCGCCGCCGTTCAAATGCTCGCCGGAGATGACAAAGCAGCCAATCTCCGGGAAGCCGAGCGCTGGGTCCGCCGGGCAGCAGCGGAAGGCGCACGCCTGGTGGCGCTCCCGGAAGTGTTCAACTGGCGCGGGGAAAGGCGGCGCGAGCGAGAGGCCGCCGAGCCGATTCCCGGACCCACTTCCTCTGCCATGGGGAGCCTCGCGCGAGAGCTGAAGATCTTTCTCCTCGCCGGCTCGCTCCTCGAGGCCATTCCCGGGAGCGACAAGGCCTACAACAGCAGCCTTCTTTTCGGTCCCTCGGGGGAGCTTTTGGCGCGCTACCGCAAAATCCATCTGTTCGATGTCGACCTTGCCCGAGGAGTCTCGGTGCGGGAGTCCGACACGCGCGCCTTCGGGGAGACCCCGGTCGTCGCGCGAACCGAATCGGGGGTATTGGGACTCACGATCTGTTACGACCTCCGATTTCCCGAGCTGTACCGTCGGCTCGCAGCCGACGGAGCCGAGGTGATTTGCGTCCCCTCCGCCTTCACTGCTTACACCGGCCGGGCGCACTGGGAGGTCTTGCTTCGTGCTCGGGCGATCGAGAACCAGGTCTATGTGATTGCGCCCGATCAATTCGGCAAGAGCCCGAAGAGCTTTGAGACTCACGGCCATTCGATGATCGTCGATCCATGGGGGAGAGTTTTGGCTGAGCTCCCCGACGGTCCGGGCGCGGTCGTCGCCGAGATCGACCTGAGCTTGCTCGCGCAAATCCGAGCGGAGTTGCCCGCACTCGCCCACCGAAGAATCCTCTAG
- a CDS encoding universal stress protein, which yields MIKNILIPLDGSEHSKAALEYALWMAEKFNGTLLGQHIIDTISIEGTFFHDISGSLGFEPYLDFSTRMREILEERGKLILEDFAERCRRRGVRYQTCLDMGLVANEICERSKLADLVVIGHRGINEDFSTGMLGTTAETITRKCPRPVFVSTKRFVNIEKPLLAYDGSQRASAAMESAAEFCTVLRLPLTVLYVAKEEKAAEAVLHQARAYFGAYAIDVDYQTVRGYPEQRIIEHLVDFGHDLLFIGAYGHRRIIEMVLGSTTEYVLRKSPCPVFLNR from the coding sequence ATGATCAAGAACATTTTGATTCCCCTCGACGGCTCCGAGCATTCCAAGGCAGCCCTGGAGTACGCGCTCTGGATGGCCGAAAAGTTCAACGGCACCCTCCTGGGACAGCACATCATCGACACGATCTCCATCGAAGGCACTTTTTTCCATGACATCTCCGGTTCGCTCGGTTTCGAGCCGTACCTCGACTTTTCCACCAGGATGCGCGAGATCCTGGAGGAGCGGGGCAAGTTGATCCTCGAAGATTTCGCGGAGCGGTGCCGGCGTCGCGGCGTGCGCTACCAGACCTGCCTCGACATGGGGCTCGTCGCCAACGAAATTTGCGAGCGGTCCAAGCTCGCCGATCTGGTGGTAATCGGGCATCGCGGAATCAACGAGGACTTTTCGACCGGAATGCTGGGAACGACGGCGGAAACGATCACCCGGAAATGTCCCCGGCCGGTCTTCGTTTCGACGAAGCGATTCGTCAACATCGAAAAGCCGTTGCTCGCCTACGACGGCAGCCAGCGGGCGAGCGCGGCGATGGAGTCGGCCGCCGAGTTCTGCACGGTCCTTCGCCTGCCGCTGACCGTGTTGTATGTCGCCAAGGAGGAAAAAGCCGCCGAGGCGGTGCTGCACCAGGCCCGGGCTTACTTCGGCGCTTACGCCATCGACGTCGACTACCAGACCGTGCGCGGGTACCCGGAACAACGGATCATCGAGCACCTCGTGGATTTCGGCCACGACCTGCTCTTCATCGGAGCCTACGGCCATCGCCGCATCATCGAGATGGTGCTGGGAAGCACGACGGAGTACGTGCTCCGGAAGAGTCCCTGTCCGGTTTTCCTCAACCGTTGA
- a CDS encoding ABC transporter ATP-binding protein: MTAIEMERISKSFNGTSAVKDCDLRVSAGEILALLGPSGSGKTTLLRLIAGLERPDHGRIIIKERLVVDTARSVWVPPEDRGVGMVFQDYALFPHLTVAQNVRLGLHKAPKKERESRVAELLRLTGLEHCAERYPHELSGGQQQRVALARALAPRPGVILLDEPFNGLDPELRPQMRREVARILRHLGAASILVTHDQEEALGMADQVAVIRNGELQQIGTPEDIYYAPRTPFVANFVGYADFIPGIVSGDEIRTEIGNFPRPPDLPEGPVKLMIRHESVNSKPGGVPATVEEREFLGGEILYRLRLPSGATVHLEQRQPVHWPVGHRVTVEVHLPNVVAFPASSDHD; this comes from the coding sequence ATGACGGCCATCGAGATGGAACGGATCAGCAAAAGCTTCAACGGAACCTCAGCGGTAAAGGACTGCGATCTTCGGGTTTCGGCCGGAGAAATTCTCGCGCTTCTCGGACCATCCGGCTCCGGGAAGACCACGCTGCTCCGACTGATAGCCGGCCTGGAGCGCCCCGACCACGGACGGATCATCATAAAGGAACGCTTGGTTGTCGACACCGCCCGTTCGGTATGGGTTCCGCCCGAAGATCGCGGCGTGGGCATGGTTTTTCAGGACTACGCCTTGTTTCCCCACTTGACCGTGGCTCAAAATGTCCGGCTTGGTCTGCACAAGGCCCCGAAAAAAGAGCGTGAAAGCCGGGTGGCTGAACTTCTTCGCCTGACAGGGCTGGAACACTGCGCCGAGCGGTATCCGCACGAGCTCTCGGGCGGTCAGCAGCAAAGAGTCGCTCTGGCGCGGGCACTGGCCCCTCGTCCCGGCGTGATCCTGCTCGACGAGCCTTTCAACGGGCTCGATCCTGAGCTACGCCCGCAGATGCGCCGGGAGGTCGCCCGGATCCTCCGCCATTTAGGCGCCGCGTCTATTCTGGTGACCCACGACCAGGAGGAAGCTCTGGGAATGGCGGACCAGGTTGCCGTGATCCGTAACGGCGAACTGCAGCAGATCGGAACACCGGAGGACATCTACTACGCGCCCCGCACGCCCTTTGTCGCTAACTTCGTCGGCTACGCCGATTTCATTCCCGGGATCGTCTCCGGGGACGAGATCCGGACCGAGATCGGAAATTTCCCTCGCCCTCCAGACCTTCCCGAAGGGCCGGTAAAGCTCATGATCCGCCACGAATCGGTCAACTCGAAACCCGGCGGCGTTCCGGCCACTGTCGAGGAGCGGGAATTCCTCGGCGGCGAGATACTGTATCGTTTGCGGCTGCCTTCCGGAGCTACCGTCCATCTGGAGCAGCGCCAGCCCGTGCACTGGCCGGTAGGCCATCGGGTCACGGTTGAAGTTCATCTTCCAAACGTGGTTGCCTTTCCGGCTTCTTCCGACCACGACTGA